A genome region from Ralstonia solanacearum K60 includes the following:
- a CDS encoding thioredoxin family protein: protein MPLLSPDTNADALHARIRAGDLLVACLCAEWCGTCRSYRATFAELAARYPQHCFVWVDVEDHADALGDLDVENFPTLLVQRGSGNDRVLFFGPVLPHAGVVEGLLSRDLASTQAVPVAPDLRGWLLHTA from the coding sequence ATGCCGCTGCTCTCCCCCGACACCAACGCCGACGCACTGCATGCCCGCATCCGCGCGGGTGATCTGCTGGTCGCCTGCCTGTGCGCGGAGTGGTGCGGCACCTGCCGCAGCTATCGCGCCACCTTTGCGGAACTGGCTGCGCGCTATCCGCAGCACTGCTTTGTCTGGGTGGATGTCGAAGACCACGCCGACGCGCTGGGCGACCTGGATGTCGAGAACTTCCCGACGCTGCTGGTCCAGCGCGGCAGCGGGAACGACCGGGTGTTGTTTTTCGGCCCGGTGCTGCCGCATGCGGGCGTGGTCGAAGGGCTGCTGTCGCGCGATCTGGCGTCGACCCAAGCGGTGCCCGTGGCGCCGGATTTGCGTGGCTGGCTGCTGCACACGGCTTGA
- the def gene encoding peptide deformylase has product MALLNILQYPDPRLHKVAKPVAAVDDRIRKLVADMAETMYDAPGVGLAATQVDVHERVITIDVSESRDELRVFINPEIVWASQERKVWDEGCLSVPDIYDKVERPDRVRVRALNEKGESFELEADGLLAVCIQHEMDHLMGKVFVEYLSPLKQNRIKIKLKKHQLERAR; this is encoded by the coding sequence ATGGCCCTACTGAATATCCTGCAATACCCCGATCCGCGGCTGCACAAAGTCGCCAAGCCGGTCGCCGCCGTGGACGACCGCATCCGCAAGCTGGTGGCCGATATGGCCGAGACGATGTATGACGCGCCCGGCGTCGGGCTGGCCGCCACACAGGTCGACGTGCACGAACGGGTGATCACCATCGACGTGTCGGAGTCGCGCGACGAGCTGCGCGTCTTCATCAACCCGGAAATCGTTTGGGCGAGCCAAGAGCGCAAGGTCTGGGACGAGGGCTGTCTGTCGGTGCCCGACATTTATGACAAGGTGGAGCGGCCGGACCGTGTGCGCGTGCGTGCGCTCAACGAGAAGGGCGAATCCTTCGAGCTGGAAGCCGACGGGCTGCTGGCGGTCTGCATCCAGCACGAGATGGATCATCTGATGGGCAAGGTGTTCGTCGAATACCTGTCGCCGCTCAAGCAGAACCGCATCAAGATCAAGCTCAAGAAGCACCAGCTCGAACGCGCGCGCTGA
- a CDS encoding DNA topoisomerase III, with translation MSKALIIAEKPSVAADIARALGGFTKHDEYYESDDHVLSSAVGHLVEIAAPDEYEVKRGKWSFAHLPVIPPHFDLRPIAKSESRLKVLTRLIKRKDVTSLINACDAGREGELIFRLIAQHANTKLPIRRLWLQSMTPQAIRDGFAQLRSDDDMLPLADAARCRSEADWLVGINGTRAMTAFNSKGGGFFLTTVGRVQTPTLSIVVEREEKIKRFVPRDYWEVRAEFIAAAGLYEGRWFDPKFKKNEFDAEQRESRLWSEAEARSIVAACRDKPGTVTEESKPSTQMSPALFDLTSLQREANGRFGFSAKNTLGLAQALYEKHKVLTYPRTDSRALPEDYLGTVKQTLDMLADSSPNYLPHAKKILNSQWVKPNKRIFDNSKISDHFAIIPTLQAPKNLSEPEQKLYDLVVRRFLAVFFPAAEYLVTTRVTEVAGHHFKTEGKVLVNPGWLAVYGRQAEGQGEDANLVPVAKDEKVKTDKVEPVSLTTKPPARYNEATLLSAMEGAGKLVDDDALREAMAGKGLGTPATRAAIIEGLLTEKYLLREGRELIPTAKAFQLMTLLRGLGVEELTQAELTGEWEHKLAQIERGRLARDEFMREIAQMTQQIVKRAKEYDSDTIPGDYATLSTPCPQCGHVVKENYRRFACSHCDFSISKIPGGRQFELEEVEELLINKTIGPLQGFRSKMGRPFAAILKLAQEDGHWKMEFDFGQNDGDEDGEPVDFSGQESVGHCPKCSGNVYEHGLKYVCENAVAQPKTCDFTTGKIILQQEISREQLHKLLTEGKTDLLTGFKSARTGRVFKAFLVKQPDGKIGFEFEPRGEGKAGAKTAAKKTTAAAKKTAAAKAPAKAPAKTAAKAAAKKTPARKKAVAEADEESTSET, from the coding sequence ATGTCCAAGGCTCTGATCATTGCCGAAAAACCGTCGGTCGCCGCTGATATCGCGCGCGCGCTGGGTGGCTTCACCAAGCACGACGAGTACTACGAAAGCGACGACCATGTCCTTTCGTCGGCGGTCGGCCATCTGGTCGAGATCGCGGCACCCGATGAATACGAAGTCAAGCGAGGCAAATGGAGCTTCGCGCACCTGCCGGTCATCCCGCCGCACTTCGACCTGCGCCCGATCGCCAAATCGGAATCGCGGCTGAAAGTACTGACCCGTCTGATCAAGCGCAAGGATGTCACCAGCCTGATCAACGCCTGTGACGCGGGGCGCGAAGGCGAACTGATCTTCCGCCTGATCGCGCAGCACGCCAACACCAAGCTGCCGATCCGGCGGCTGTGGCTGCAGTCGATGACGCCGCAGGCCATCCGCGACGGCTTTGCCCAACTGCGCAGCGACGATGACATGCTGCCGCTGGCCGACGCCGCCCGCTGCCGCTCCGAGGCCGACTGGCTGGTCGGCATCAACGGCACGCGCGCCATGACCGCCTTCAACAGCAAGGGCGGCGGCTTCTTCCTGACCACCGTGGGCCGCGTGCAGACGCCGACACTGTCGATCGTGGTCGAGCGCGAGGAGAAGATCAAACGCTTCGTTCCGCGCGACTACTGGGAAGTGCGCGCCGAGTTCATCGCCGCGGCCGGCCTGTACGAGGGCCGCTGGTTCGACCCGAAGTTCAAGAAGAACGAGTTCGACGCCGAGCAGCGCGAATCGCGGCTGTGGAGCGAGGCCGAAGCCAGGAGCATTGTCGCCGCATGCCGCGACAAGCCGGGCACGGTCACCGAAGAATCGAAACCGTCGACCCAGATGTCGCCGGCGCTCTTCGACCTGACCAGCCTGCAGCGCGAGGCCAACGGCCGCTTCGGCTTCTCGGCCAAGAACACGCTGGGCCTGGCGCAGGCCCTGTATGAGAAGCACAAGGTGCTGACGTATCCGCGTACGGATTCGCGCGCGCTGCCCGAAGACTACCTGGGCACGGTCAAGCAGACGCTGGACATGCTGGCCGACAGCTCGCCCAACTACCTGCCGCACGCGAAGAAGATCCTCAACAGCCAGTGGGTCAAACCCAACAAGCGGATCTTCGACAACAGCAAGATCAGCGATCACTTCGCCATCATCCCGACGCTGCAGGCACCGAAGAACCTGTCGGAGCCCGAGCAGAAGCTGTACGACCTGGTGGTACGACGCTTTCTGGCGGTGTTCTTCCCGGCGGCCGAGTACCTCGTCACGACGCGCGTGACCGAGGTGGCGGGCCACCACTTCAAGACCGAAGGCAAGGTGCTCGTGAACCCGGGCTGGCTGGCGGTCTATGGCCGCCAAGCCGAGGGGCAGGGCGAGGATGCCAACCTGGTGCCGGTCGCCAAGGACGAGAAGGTCAAGACCGACAAGGTCGAGCCGGTCAGCCTGACCACCAAGCCCCCCGCGCGCTACAACGAAGCGACGCTGCTGTCGGCGATGGAAGGCGCCGGCAAGCTGGTCGATGACGACGCGCTGCGCGAAGCCATGGCCGGCAAGGGCCTGGGCACGCCGGCCACGCGTGCGGCCATCATCGAAGGGCTGCTGACCGAAAAATACCTGCTGCGCGAGGGCCGCGAACTGATCCCCACCGCCAAGGCGTTCCAGTTGATGACGCTGCTGCGCGGCCTGGGCGTGGAGGAACTGACACAGGCCGAGTTGACCGGCGAGTGGGAGCACAAGCTCGCCCAGATCGAACGCGGCCGCCTGGCACGCGACGAGTTCATGCGCGAGATCGCGCAGATGACGCAGCAGATCGTCAAGCGCGCCAAGGAATACGACAGCGACACCATTCCCGGCGACTACGCGACGCTGTCCACGCCCTGCCCGCAGTGCGGCCACGTGGTCAAGGAAAACTATCGCCGCTTCGCCTGCAGCCACTGCGATTTCTCGATCAGCAAGATCCCCGGCGGGCGCCAGTTCGAGCTGGAAGAAGTCGAAGAACTGCTGATCAACAAGACCATCGGCCCGCTGCAGGGCTTCCGCAGCAAGATGGGCCGACCGTTCGCGGCCATCCTCAAGCTGGCGCAGGAAGACGGGCACTGGAAGATGGAGTTCGACTTCGGCCAGAACGACGGCGACGAAGACGGCGAACCGGTCGATTTCAGTGGCCAGGAAAGCGTTGGCCATTGCCCCAAGTGCAGCGGCAACGTCTACGAGCACGGCCTCAAGTACGTGTGCGAGAACGCGGTCGCCCAGCCCAAGACCTGCGACTTCACCACCGGCAAGATCATCCTGCAGCAGGAGATCAGCCGAGAGCAGTTGCACAAGCTGCTCACCGAGGGCAAGACCGACCTGCTGACCGGCTTCAAGTCGGCGCGCACGGGCCGGGTCTTCAAGGCGTTCCTGGTCAAGCAGCCGGACGGCAAGATCGGCTTCGAATTCGAGCCGCGCGGCGAGGGCAAGGCCGGTGCGAAGACCGCGGCCAAGAAGACCACGGCGGCGGCCAAAAAAACCGCGGCAGCCAAGGCACCCGCCAAAGCACCGGCCAAGACGGCCGCAAAGGCTGCGGCCAAGAAGACCCCGGCACGCAAAAAGGCAGTCGCCGAGGCCGACGAGGAAAGCACCAGCGAAACCTGA
- the rodA gene encoding rod shape-determining protein RodA, with translation MDKRRVFNVIKSLFTGFDKPLALIVFLLLGTGLIALYSAAIDMPGRVEDQMRNILLSFVVMWIIANLPQQTLMRFAVPLYTAGVALLIGVAMFGLIRKGARRWLNIGVVVQPSEIMKIAMPLMLAWYFQKREGVIHWYDYLAAAVLLVVPVGLIAKQPDLGTALLVLAAGIYVIYFAGLSWRLIVPVMVIAVTVVTLVVSFESRICAPGVNWPILHDYQQHRICTLLDPTTDPLGKGFHTIQSIIAIGSGGVTGKGWLKGTQTHLEFIPEKHTDFIFAVYSEEFGLVGNAVLVFLYLLLILRGLVIAANAGTLFGRLLAGSITLIFFTYAFVNMGMVSGILPVVGVPLPLVSYGGTALVTLGMGLGILMSIARQKRFVQT, from the coding sequence ATGGACAAGCGCCGCGTATTCAACGTTATCAAGTCGCTCTTCACCGGCTTCGACAAGCCGCTGGCGCTGATCGTCTTCCTGCTGCTCGGCACGGGGCTGATCGCCCTGTACTCGGCGGCCATCGACATGCCCGGCCGGGTGGAAGACCAGATGCGCAACATCCTGCTGTCGTTCGTGGTGATGTGGATCATCGCCAACCTGCCGCAGCAGACGCTGATGCGCTTTGCCGTGCCGCTGTACACCGCGGGCGTGGCGTTGCTGATCGGCGTGGCGATGTTCGGGCTGATCCGCAAGGGGGCGCGGCGCTGGCTCAACATCGGCGTGGTGGTGCAGCCCTCCGAGATCATGAAGATCGCCATGCCGCTGATGCTGGCGTGGTACTTCCAGAAGCGCGAGGGCGTGATTCACTGGTACGACTACCTGGCGGCCGCCGTGCTGTTGGTGGTGCCGGTCGGGCTGATCGCCAAGCAGCCCGACCTGGGCACGGCGCTGCTGGTGCTGGCCGCGGGCATCTACGTGATCTATTTCGCTGGGCTGTCGTGGCGGCTGATCGTGCCGGTGATGGTGATCGCCGTGACCGTGGTGACGCTGGTGGTGTCGTTCGAGTCGCGCATCTGCGCGCCGGGGGTCAACTGGCCGATCCTGCACGACTACCAGCAGCACCGCATCTGCACGCTGCTCGACCCGACCACCGATCCGCTCGGCAAGGGCTTCCACACCATCCAGTCGATCATCGCGATCGGCTCGGGCGGGGTGACCGGCAAGGGCTGGCTCAAGGGCACGCAGACGCACCTGGAGTTCATCCCCGAGAAGCACACCGACTTCATCTTCGCGGTCTATTCCGAGGAGTTCGGGCTGGTGGGCAACGCCGTCCTGGTGTTCCTGTACCTGCTGCTGATCCTGCGCGGGCTGGTCATCGCCGCCAACGCGGGCACGCTGTTCGGCCGTCTGCTGGCCGGGTCGATCACGCTGATCTTCTTCACCTACGCCTTCGTCAACATGGGCATGGTCAGCGGCATCCTGCCGGTGGTGGGCGTGCCGCTGCCGCTGGTCAGCTACGGCGGGACCGCGCTGGTCACGTTGGGGATGGGGCTGGGCATCCTGATGAGCATCGCGCGGCAAAAGCGGTTCGTGCAGACGTAG
- a CDS encoding LysM peptidoglycan-binding domain-containing protein: MLSKPALKPRQSYVCALSTVAVAALFCAGATHAADRAVSPAQQAQATAAAQAGIPESALSPNAPAQYTVRRGDTLWAISGKYLKQPWRWPELWGMNREQIRNPHLIYPGQVLYLHHANGRAWLSSSPASADGSTVRLSPHTRTSGQDGDAISSIPTSVIEPFLTQPLVVDERALATPARIFELPEARVYMGKGESAYARGLPDGEAGQAGTLWQAYRPVKPLKDPVTGKVLGYEADFLGTLRVVRAATGPQAVTKMEVLSSKEEMGVGTQLMPVPPREPVRYSPHAPEGDMRGSVAKVTGGVRFGGSDQVVVLNIGSDNGLEPGHVLALSRAGAVVNDATAHNERVQLPEERYGLAFVFRVFPHVAYALVTDTSNTVEVGDAVSNPMTQP; encoded by the coding sequence ATGCTGTCCAAGCCCGCCCTGAAACCGCGCCAGTCTTACGTTTGCGCCCTCTCGACGGTTGCCGTGGCAGCACTGTTCTGCGCGGGCGCCACGCACGCCGCCGACCGCGCTGTCTCTCCGGCACAACAGGCGCAGGCCACGGCGGCCGCGCAGGCCGGAATCCCCGAATCCGCGCTCTCGCCCAATGCGCCCGCGCAATACACTGTGCGCCGCGGCGACACGCTGTGGGCAATTTCCGGCAAGTACCTCAAGCAGCCGTGGCGCTGGCCCGAGCTGTGGGGCATGAACCGCGAGCAGATCCGCAACCCGCACCTGATCTATCCGGGCCAGGTCCTGTACCTGCACCATGCCAACGGCCGCGCCTGGCTGTCGAGCTCGCCGGCATCCGCCGACGGCAGCACGGTGCGCCTGTCGCCGCATACGCGCACGTCCGGCCAGGACGGCGACGCCATCTCCAGCATCCCCACATCGGTCATTGAGCCGTTCCTGACCCAGCCGCTCGTGGTGGACGAACGAGCACTGGCCACGCCGGCACGCATCTTCGAACTGCCGGAAGCGCGCGTGTATATGGGCAAGGGCGAAAGCGCCTATGCCCGCGGCCTGCCGGACGGCGAAGCAGGCCAAGCCGGCACGCTGTGGCAGGCCTATCGCCCGGTCAAGCCGCTCAAGGACCCGGTCACCGGCAAGGTGCTCGGTTACGAAGCAGACTTCCTCGGCACCCTGCGCGTGGTGCGCGCGGCCACCGGCCCGCAAGCCGTCACCAAGATGGAAGTGCTGTCGTCCAAGGAAGAAATGGGCGTCGGTACCCAGTTGATGCCGGTACCGCCGCGTGAGCCGGTACGTTACTCTCCGCATGCGCCGGAAGGCGACATGCGTGGCTCGGTCGCCAAGGTGACCGGTGGCGTGCGCTTCGGCGGGTCCGACCAGGTGGTCGTGCTGAACATCGGCAGCGACAACGGGCTGGAGCCGGGCCACGTACTGGCACTGTCGCGAGCGGGCGCCGTGGTCAATGACGCGACCGCACACAACGAGCGCGTGCAACTGCCCGAGGAACGCTATGGCCTCGCCTTCGTGTTCCGCGTGTTCCCGCACGTGGCCTATGCGCTGGTGACCGACACGTCGAACACGGTGGAAGTGGGCGACGCCGTCTCCAACCCGATGACGCAACCCTGA
- the dprA gene encoding DNA-processing protein DprA, whose protein sequence is MSDASQVAADAATAPSDSLDATRDPAELAAWLRLTETPGIGPVAARQLLAAFGLPQDIFRQSYAALVKVLPERQARALLAEPGDALATLIERTIAWSAEPGNAILTLADRGYPPRLLELPDPPTLLYAKGDVSLLRAAAVGVVGARSATAQGLENARAFAQALSAANVTVASGLALGIDAAAHEGALTGPGSTIAVVGTGLDMVYPARNRALAHRIAETGLIVSEYPLGMGARAENFPRRNRLIAGLARGLLVVEAAAQSGSLITARLAAEQGRDVFAIPGSIHSPLAKGCHLLIKQGAKLVETAADILDELGWSRAPAPATRASRATARAPAPASAPPPAARAAATAEETALLDALGFDPVDLDTLCQRTGQTAAPLSAQLLALELEGRIERLPGGRFLRLP, encoded by the coding sequence TTGAGCGATGCCTCACAGGTCGCGGCGGATGCCGCGACCGCTCCCTCCGATTCCCTCGACGCCACGCGCGATCCCGCCGAGCTGGCCGCCTGGCTGCGGCTGACGGAAACCCCGGGCATCGGCCCCGTCGCCGCACGGCAATTGCTGGCCGCCTTCGGCCTGCCCCAGGACATCTTCCGCCAATCCTATGCGGCACTCGTCAAGGTGCTGCCCGAGCGGCAGGCGCGCGCCCTGCTCGCCGAGCCGGGCGACGCGCTCGCAACGCTGATCGAGCGGACCATCGCCTGGTCCGCCGAGCCCGGCAATGCCATCCTCACACTGGCCGACCGCGGCTATCCGCCCCGGCTGCTGGAACTCCCCGACCCGCCGACGCTGCTGTATGCCAAGGGCGATGTCTCGCTGCTGCGGGCCGCTGCGGTGGGCGTGGTCGGTGCGCGCAGCGCCACGGCGCAGGGCCTGGAAAACGCCCGCGCCTTTGCGCAAGCGCTGTCCGCCGCCAATGTGACGGTCGCCTCCGGGCTGGCGCTGGGCATCGATGCCGCCGCGCACGAGGGGGCGCTGACCGGCCCCGGCAGCACCATCGCCGTGGTCGGTACGGGGCTGGACATGGTCTATCCGGCGCGCAATCGTGCCCTGGCGCACCGCATCGCCGAGACCGGGCTGATCGTCTCGGAGTACCCGCTCGGCATGGGCGCGCGGGCCGAGAACTTCCCGCGACGCAACCGGCTGATCGCCGGGCTCGCGCGCGGCCTGCTGGTCGTGGAGGCCGCGGCGCAATCCGGTTCGCTGATCACCGCCCGGCTGGCAGCCGAGCAGGGACGCGATGTGTTCGCCATTCCCGGTTCGATCCATTCGCCGCTGGCCAAAGGCTGCCACCTGCTGATCAAGCAGGGCGCCAAGCTGGTGGAGACCGCGGCCGACATCCTGGACGAACTGGGCTGGAGCCGCGCACCGGCGCCAGCGACGCGGGCCTCGCGCGCGACTGCCCGGGCACCGGCCCCCGCGTCCGCGCCGCCCCCGGCTGCGCGTGCGGCGGCAACGGCCGAGGAGACCGCATTGCTCGACGCGCTCGGCTTCGACCCGGTCGATCTCGACACCTTGTGCCAACGCACCGGCCAGACCGCGGCCCCTCTGTCGGCGCAACTGCTGGCGCTGGAGCTGGAGGGCCGCATCGAGCGCCTGCCGGGCGGACGCTTTCTGCGGCTGCCGTAG
- a CDS encoding AMP-binding protein, translating into MTAHNREPVDYLAGEMPLHRYCAHHAAQTPERIALLWYGRTICWRELDQLSTRLAVQFQRLGVARGDRVALFLQNCPQAILAHLAAAKLGAIAVPCLPLSRQHELRDQLTDCGAKILIAAADLMPIVDAARPGTAIATVITTRYADLQPAQPACRKALAVPPELIAADAASAPAGRGQAGSGQFDLMQLLAEPVDVAERNAVAAIQVDLDEVALMIYTSGTTGRPKGAMLTHRNALYKTAVTVQMSGIHAADVLLAAAPLSHIAGMLMGMNLMLYAGAPTILLFRFDPLAVLQAIDRYCVTWWYSMTPMNLAVMAHPEAGQYRMASLVNNPCTSFGAPLTEAIADRWRAFAGPKCRIYEAAYGLSETHTCDTVTPPDAPRWGWHGKIVPQTEVRIVDPRTGTALPPGRSGEITIRSPGVFRGYWRRDEATRAALQDGFLRTGDIGQVSPDGYLQWQGRLKELIKVSGYSVFPEDVEALLSRHPAIRQVAVTPLPDPDKGEVVCAHVVRMSGTALTEAELIAWSRENMAPYKVPRRVRFHDALPATVTGKILRRLLREEVEEVA; encoded by the coding sequence ATGACCGCCCACAACCGCGAACCGGTCGACTACCTCGCGGGCGAGATGCCGCTGCACCGCTATTGCGCGCATCATGCCGCACAGACCCCCGAGCGCATCGCCCTGTTGTGGTATGGCCGCACGATCTGCTGGCGCGAGCTCGACCAGCTTTCGACACGGTTGGCCGTGCAGTTCCAGCGGCTCGGCGTGGCGCGGGGAGACCGCGTCGCCCTGTTCCTGCAGAACTGTCCGCAAGCCATCCTGGCGCACCTGGCCGCCGCCAAGCTGGGCGCCATCGCCGTGCCATGCCTGCCGCTGTCGCGCCAGCACGAACTGCGCGACCAGTTGACCGATTGCGGCGCCAAGATCCTGATTGCCGCTGCCGACCTGATGCCCATCGTCGATGCCGCGCGGCCGGGCACCGCGATCGCCACCGTCATCACCACGCGCTATGCGGATCTGCAGCCGGCGCAGCCCGCCTGCCGCAAGGCGCTGGCGGTACCGCCGGAGCTGATCGCCGCCGATGCCGCCTCCGCGCCGGCGGGCCGGGGTCAGGCCGGCAGCGGCCAGTTCGACCTCATGCAACTGCTGGCCGAGCCGGTGGACGTGGCCGAGCGCAATGCCGTGGCCGCCATCCAGGTCGACCTGGACGAGGTGGCGCTGATGATCTACACGTCCGGCACCACCGGGCGCCCCAAGGGGGCAATGCTCACCCACCGCAACGCGCTGTACAAGACCGCCGTGACCGTGCAGATGAGCGGCATCCATGCCGCCGATGTGCTGCTGGCGGCGGCGCCGCTGTCGCATATCGCCGGCATGCTGATGGGCATGAACCTGATGCTATATGCGGGCGCGCCGACGATCCTGCTGTTTCGCTTCGACCCGCTGGCCGTGCTGCAGGCGATCGACCGCTACTGCGTCACCTGGTGGTACAGCATGACGCCGATGAACCTGGCGGTGATGGCGCATCCCGAAGCCGGGCAATACCGTATGGCTTCGCTGGTGAACAACCCGTGTACCAGTTTCGGCGCACCGCTGACCGAGGCGATCGCCGATCGGTGGCGCGCCTTCGCGGGGCCGAAATGCCGCATCTACGAAGCGGCCTACGGCCTGTCTGAGACCCACACCTGCGACACCGTCACGCCGCCCGATGCGCCCCGTTGGGGCTGGCACGGCAAGATCGTGCCGCAGACCGAGGTCCGCATCGTGGATCCGCGGACCGGCACCGCATTGCCGCCGGGCCGGTCGGGCGAAATCACGATCCGCAGCCCGGGCGTGTTCCGCGGCTACTGGCGGCGCGATGAGGCCACGCGGGCCGCCCTGCAGGACGGCTTCCTGCGCACCGGCGACATCGGCCAGGTGTCGCCCGACGGCTACCTGCAATGGCAGGGCCGCCTCAAGGAATTGATCAAGGTGTCGGGCTACAGCGTGTTCCCGGAAGACGTGGAGGCGCTGCTGTCGCGCCACCCGGCGATCCGGCAGGTGGCTGTGACGCCGCTGCCGGACCCGGACAAGGGCGAGGTCGTCTGCGCCCATGTCGTGCGCATGAGCGGTACGGCGCTCACCGAAGCCGAGCTGATCGCCTGGTCGCGCGAGAACATGGCGCCGTACAAGGTGCCGCGCCGGGTGAGGTTCCACGACGCGCTGCCGGCCACGGTCACCGGCAAGATCCTGCGGCGGCTGTTGCGGGAAGAGGTGGAGGAGGTCGCCTGA
- a CDS encoding LysR family transcriptional regulator — protein MDRLQSMRVFAKVVELGSFARAAQHLSMSNAVVTRYVADLEAHLGTRLLNRTTRSLSLTAVGETYLQRCQQVLLDIDEAESLATSRSQALVGSLRIVAPVMFGLHVLPMLLARFQQLYPEVTFDVALSDRPIDIVEDGRDVGIMVSELGLGSHLVARRMISAEMIMAATPAYLRQHTTPQRAEDITDHRVIAMWHPQLRHEWEMSAPDGQSIAVPVQPSLVTSNAELMHRAVLADMGIAILSSYMARPDLESGRLVRVLPQYKLPHRSLSLVYPSRKFLPTKVRTFIDYMLAQAMEVKHSEARAGRALTEAT, from the coding sequence ATGGATCGCTTGCAGTCGATGCGCGTGTTCGCCAAGGTGGTGGAGCTCGGCAGCTTTGCCCGGGCAGCGCAGCATCTGTCGATGTCCAATGCCGTGGTCACGCGCTACGTGGCCGACCTGGAGGCGCATCTCGGCACGCGCCTGCTCAACCGCACCACGCGCAGCCTGTCGCTGACGGCCGTGGGCGAAACCTATCTGCAGCGCTGTCAGCAGGTCCTGCTGGATATCGATGAGGCTGAATCGCTAGCCACATCGCGCAGCCAGGCGCTGGTCGGCAGTCTGCGCATTGTTGCGCCCGTCATGTTCGGACTGCATGTGTTGCCGATGTTGCTGGCACGCTTCCAGCAGCTGTACCCCGAGGTGACCTTCGACGTGGCGCTGTCGGACCGTCCGATCGACATCGTCGAGGATGGCCGCGACGTCGGCATCATGGTGTCGGAACTCGGCCTGGGCTCGCACCTGGTGGCGCGCCGGATGATCTCCGCCGAGATGATCATGGCGGCCACGCCCGCCTACCTGCGCCAGCACACGACGCCGCAGCGCGCCGAGGACATCACCGATCATCGTGTGATCGCCATGTGGCATCCGCAACTGCGGCACGAGTGGGAGATGAGCGCGCCCGATGGGCAGTCGATCGCCGTGCCGGTGCAGCCGTCGCTGGTGACCAGCAACGCCGAACTGATGCACCGCGCGGTGCTGGCCGACATGGGGATCGCCATCCTGTCGTCGTACATGGCGCGGCCGGACCTGGAATCGGGGCGGCTGGTGCGCGTACTGCCGCAGTACAAGCTGCCGCATCGATCCCTGTCGCTGGTCTACCCGAGCCGCAAGTTCCTGCCGACCAAGGTGCGCACCTTCATCGACTACATGCTGGCCCAGGCGATGGAGGTCAAGCACAGCGAGGCGCGCGCTGGCCGCGCGCTGACCGAAGCCACGTAG